One Myxococcota bacterium genomic region harbors:
- the tmk gene encoding dTMP kinase: MNRGRLIAFEGVDGTGKSTQRERVANALRERDIDVVETREPTDGPIGRRIRRMAQSGETVAPDEELQWFFDDRREHVREVIAPALAAGHWVLTDRYYLSTVAYQGARGLDWEEILARSEREFPVPDVALLFALDVEVGLERTRWRAGPAEPAFEEAGFLTRAAAIFAALPCAYVHRVDARGGKKIVTERALAALDAALSAAQGTR; encoded by the coding sequence GTGAACCGCGGTCGACTCATCGCCTTCGAGGGCGTCGACGGGACGGGGAAGTCGACCCAGCGCGAGCGCGTCGCGAACGCCCTGCGCGAACGCGACATCGACGTCGTCGAAACGCGCGAGCCGACCGATGGCCCGATCGGGCGCCGCATCCGGCGCATGGCCCAGTCGGGCGAGACCGTCGCGCCCGACGAAGAGCTGCAGTGGTTCTTCGACGATCGCCGCGAGCACGTGCGCGAGGTGATCGCGCCGGCGCTGGCCGCCGGGCATTGGGTGCTGACCGATCGTTACTACCTGTCGACGGTCGCCTATCAGGGCGCGCGGGGTCTCGACTGGGAGGAGATCCTGGCGCGCAGTGAGCGTGAGTTTCCTGTTCCCGACGTCGCCCTGCTCTTCGCGCTGGACGTCGAGGTCGGCCTCGAGCGCACCCGCTGGCGGGCCGGGCCCGCGGAACCAGCCTTCGAGGAGGCCGGCTTCCTCACCCGCGCGGCGGCCATCTTCGCCGCCCTGCCCTGCGCGTACGTCCATCGGGTCGATGCGCGCGGCGGAAAAAAGATCGTGACCGAGCGCGCGCTCGCCGCCCTGGACGCGGCCCTCAGCGCGGCGCA
- a CDS encoding PEP-CTERM sorting domain-containing protein (PEP-CTERM proteins occur, often in large numbers, in the proteomes of bacteria that also encode an exosortase, a predicted intramembrane cysteine proteinase. The presence of a PEP-CTERM domain at a protein's C-terminus predicts cleavage within the sorting domain, followed by covalent anchoring to some some component of the (usually Gram-negative) cell surface. Many PEP-CTERM proteins exhibit an unusual sequence composition that includes large numbers of potential glycosylation sites. Expression of one such protein has been shown restore the ability of a bacterium to form floc, a type of biofilm.), with translation MSGPESAYRLRSRRRRFHRWIVAALLLLPSLARATLPSETKVYWLEAREGYIERANADGSNAERIVYDPGVGRGISIDAVNQVLSWPSTFGVLHSDLDGRGVTLTPIPQNDSTGWFVVHSVTDPSEGTVYFSTTGLDQLRRVEPDGSGLQEVLPYFLTGPGPWSVDFDPVDRWIYYAFNAHPIQGIRRIRPDGSQEQFLTRDPDAALQEIALDVVDRRVYWIDNYRPAFLFGEVDPRIMRSRLDGSDVETIADVDDGLIFPIGLAVDPIDGHVFWSDRSRGTITRANLDGSNQVDILTGLDFPVSVAVMPLPEPGTPALLATGALWVLWLARRRKHRG, from the coding sequence ATGTCGGGTCCCGAATCTGCGTATCGCCTGCGCTCTCGGCGCAGACGCTTCCACCGCTGGATCGTTGCCGCGCTCCTGCTGCTCCCGAGCCTCGCCCGGGCGACGTTGCCGTCGGAGACGAAGGTCTACTGGCTCGAGGCACGCGAGGGGTACATCGAACGCGCCAACGCGGATGGATCGAACGCCGAGCGGATCGTCTACGACCCGGGCGTGGGGCGCGGGATCTCGATCGACGCGGTCAATCAAGTCCTCTCGTGGCCTTCGACCTTCGGCGTGCTGCACAGCGACCTCGACGGACGCGGCGTCACACTGACCCCCATCCCCCAAAACGATTCCACGGGCTGGTTCGTCGTGCACAGCGTCACGGACCCGAGCGAAGGCACCGTCTACTTCTCGACCACGGGACTCGACCAGCTCCGCCGCGTCGAGCCGGACGGATCCGGGCTGCAGGAGGTGCTGCCGTACTTCTTGACCGGTCCGGGGCCCTGGAGCGTCGACTTCGACCCGGTCGATCGCTGGATCTACTATGCGTTCAACGCGCATCCGATCCAGGGCATCCGGCGGATCCGCCCGGACGGCAGCCAGGAGCAGTTCCTGACCCGGGATCCGGACGCGGCCCTTCAAGAGATCGCGCTCGACGTCGTCGACCGACGCGTCTACTGGATCGACAACTACCGACCCGCCTTCCTGTTCGGAGAGGTCGACCCGCGGATCATGCGTTCGCGGCTCGACGGCTCGGACGTCGAGACCATTGCGGATGTCGACGACGGTCTGATCTTCCCGATCGGCCTCGCCGTCGACCCGATCGACGGTCACGTCTTTTGGAGCGACCGCAGTCGCGGCACGATCACCCGCGCCAACCTCGACGGGTCGAACCAGGTGGACATCCTGACGGGCCTCGACTTCCCGGTCTCGGTCGCGGTGATGCCGCTGCCCGAGCCGGGGACGCCCGCCCTGCTCGCTACCGGCGCGCTGTGGGTGCTATGGCTGGCGCGCCGGCGGAAGCATCGGGGCTAG
- a CDS encoding glycosyltransferase family 2 protein, translating into MWRDQTVSVVLPTYNEKDSIRASIREFEATGVVDEIVVVNNNAAAGTSEEVAATSAREVHEPEQGYGAAIQRGFRETSGDLVIVCEPDGTFRGHDVRKLLAYAEDFEVVYGSRTVKELIWEGANMGTFLKWGNYAVAKGMEFLFNTTSLTDVGCTMRCIRRESLARLQPFFTVSGSFFGPEMMVLSILMGMRMIQIPVNYTKRVGTSSVTGNKWVAFRLGMRMIGLILDYRVRSWVSPASFDAIRAAGSVGWDTRLETRDLRLELLDEEEKPEADDSR; encoded by the coding sequence ATGTGGCGCGACCAGACCGTCTCGGTGGTGCTCCCGACCTACAACGAGAAGGACTCGATCCGCGCCTCGATCCGCGAGTTCGAGGCGACGGGCGTCGTCGACGAGATCGTCGTCGTGAACAACAACGCCGCCGCAGGGACCAGCGAGGAAGTCGCGGCCACCTCGGCCCGCGAGGTCCACGAGCCCGAACAAGGCTACGGCGCAGCGATCCAGCGGGGTTTCCGCGAGACGAGCGGCGACCTCGTGATCGTGTGTGAACCCGACGGCACCTTCCGCGGCCACGACGTGCGCAAGCTGCTCGCCTACGCCGAGGACTTCGAGGTCGTCTACGGCAGCCGCACGGTGAAGGAGCTGATCTGGGAGGGCGCCAACATGGGCACCTTCCTCAAGTGGGGGAACTACGCCGTCGCAAAGGGAATGGAGTTTCTGTTCAACACGACGTCGCTGACCGACGTCGGCTGCACCATGCGCTGCATCCGCCGCGAATCGCTGGCGCGCCTGCAGCCCTTCTTCACCGTCTCGGGCTCGTTCTTCGGGCCGGAGATGATGGTGCTGAGCATCCTGATGGGGATGCGCATGATCCAGATCCCGGTGAACTACACGAAGCGCGTGGGCACCTCGTCGGTCACGGGCAACAAGTGGGTCGCCTTCCGGCTGGGGATGCGGATGATCGGGCTGATCCTCGACTACCGGGTTCGCAGCTGGGTGTCGCCGGCGTCCTTCGACGCGATCCGCGCTGCGGGTAGCGTTGGCTGGGACACCCGCCTCGAAACCCGCGACCTCCGCCTCGAGCTCCTCGACGAGGAAGAGAAGCCGGAAGCGGACGACTCCCGCTGA
- a CDS encoding class I SAM-dependent methyltransferase encodes MTQANRAEATAGTENPYAGAYPFLPERRAVWAEIVRYVARDLGSVETLLELGAGYCDFVNQYPAKQKLVFDLNPEMQAFAAPDVDWRLADARAVEDLPGQSADLVFASNFFEHLDADAGREVLDGCRSALRPGGRIALIQPNHRRCADHYFDDPTHVTLYDDHNIGPWLEAAGFRVTRLEAGLLPFSMQSRAPKWPWLVRAYLNSPVRPWAAQLYVVAEVA; translated from the coding sequence GTGACGCAAGCGAATCGAGCCGAAGCCACGGCAGGCACCGAGAATCCCTACGCCGGCGCCTACCCGTTCCTGCCCGAACGCCGCGCCGTCTGGGCCGAGATCGTGCGCTACGTGGCGCGCGACCTGGGATCCGTCGAGACCCTGCTCGAGCTCGGCGCCGGCTACTGCGATTTCGTCAATCAGTACCCGGCGAAACAGAAACTCGTCTTCGACCTGAACCCGGAGATGCAGGCCTTCGCGGCGCCCGACGTCGATTGGCGCCTCGCCGATGCACGCGCCGTCGAGGACCTGCCGGGCCAGTCCGCCGATCTCGTCTTCGCGAGCAACTTCTTCGAACACCTCGACGCCGACGCCGGCCGCGAGGTGCTCGACGGCTGCCGCTCCGCTCTGCGTCCCGGCGGGCGGATCGCATTGATCCAGCCGAACCACCGGCGCTGCGCCGATCACTACTTCGACGACCCCACCCACGTGACCCTCTACGACGACCACAACATCGGCCCCTGGCTCGAGGCCGCGGGCTTTCGGGTCACGCGACTCGAAGCCGGGCTCCTGCCCTTTTCGATGCAGAGTCGGGCGCCGAAGTGGCCGTGGCTGGTGCGCGCGTACTTGAACAGCCCCGTCCGGCCCTGGGCGGCCCAGCTCTACGTCGTGGCGGAGGTGGCCTAG
- the atpE gene encoding ATP synthase F0 subunit C, with protein MRKFGKTLVYTLLFVVAPMAAFAEDGSGGSSWGYALGAGLAVGLAGLGCGIGQGLTAGNTTAGIARNPGAAGAMFTNFILGMVLIESIAIYGLVIAFLLQGKI; from the coding sequence ATGCGTAAGTTCGGAAAGACTCTGGTTTACACCCTGCTGTTCGTCGTGGCCCCGATGGCCGCGTTCGCAGAGGATGGTTCGGGCGGCTCGAGCTGGGGCTACGCCCTGGGCGCCGGCCTCGCCGTGGGCCTCGCGGGTCTCGGCTGCGGGATCGGCCAGGGCCTCACCGCCGGCAACACGACCGCCGGCATCGCGCGCAACCCGGGTGCCGCGGGCGCGATGTTCACGAACTTCATTCTCGGCATGGTCCTGATCGAGTCGATCGCGATCTACGGCCTCGTGATCGCGTTCCTGCTCCAGGGCAAGATCTAG
- the atpB gene encoding F0F1 ATP synthase subunit A, with amino-acid sequence MLFRELEGLISFSWVFQAALVAGLVLLFGGMLVRSKLATPDGGVLPDEGFSIRNLLEVLVEWLAGMAKDRMGPEWRKYFPLVGTMFFFILVSNLMGLIPGLDGSTSDANTTWAWAIIAWVFYTVIGVAKHKQKYLVKFLGPSFFEKEIGGRTVHFRLLAPIFFLLEVPLDIARIATLAVRLLANMFADHTVIGVWLSLVPIGVPAVFMGLGLVISFLQAFIFALLTMIYIGLALDEPH; translated from the coding sequence ATGCTCTTCCGAGAACTCGAAGGTCTGATCTCTTTCTCCTGGGTCTTCCAGGCGGCGCTGGTGGCGGGGCTCGTGCTCCTCTTCGGCGGCATGCTGGTGCGCAGCAAGCTGGCGACGCCCGACGGTGGCGTCCTGCCCGACGAAGGCTTCAGCATCCGCAACCTGCTCGAGGTGCTCGTCGAGTGGTTGGCCGGCATGGCGAAGGACCGGATGGGTCCCGAGTGGCGGAAGTACTTCCCGCTCGTCGGCACCATGTTCTTCTTCATCCTGGTCTCGAACCTGATGGGCCTGATCCCGGGCCTGGACGGTTCCACCAGTGACGCCAACACCACCTGGGCCTGGGCCATCATCGCCTGGGTCTTCTACACGGTGATCGGCGTCGCCAAGCACAAGCAGAAGTACCTGGTGAAGTTCCTCGGGCCCTCGTTCTTCGAGAAGGAGATCGGCGGCCGGACGGTGCACTTCCGCTTGCTGGCACCGATCTTCTTCCTGCTGGAAGTGCCTCTGGACATCGCGCGCATCGCCACGCTCGCCGTGCGTCTGCTCGCGAACATGTTCGCCGATCACACCGTGATCGGAGTCTGGCTGTCGCTCGTCCCGATCGGCGTGCCGGCGGTCTTCATGGGCCTGGGGCTCGTCATCTCGTTCCTCCAGGCCTTCATCTTTGCCTTGCTGACCATGATCTACATCGGCTTGGCGCTCGACGAACCGCACTGA
- a CDS encoding AtpZ/AtpI family protein: MTSSNPNPNDPANEDPTARQIEARRQGAAYQGAFEAVVAILIAAGVGYWADTRFDSSPVGLLIGTAIGFGSFVLRLLRLGNQLQEISESEASGGSADSGSTNDRAD, from the coding sequence GTGACCAGCTCGAACCCCAACCCCAATGATCCTGCGAACGAGGATCCCACGGCGCGCCAAATCGAGGCGCGACGCCAGGGAGCTGCCTACCAAGGCGCGTTCGAGGCGGTCGTGGCGATCTTGATCGCCGCCGGGGTGGGGTACTGGGCAGATACGCGGTTCGACAGTTCTCCGGTCGGTCTTTTGATCGGCACCGCCATCGGCTTCGGCTCGTTCGTCTTGCGCTTGCTGCGCCTGGGGAATCAACTCCAGGAAATCTCCGAGTCCGAGGCTTCCGGTGGAAGCGCGGACTCGGGATCGACGAACGACCGCGCGGACTGA
- the hemL gene encoding glutamate-1-semialdehyde 2,1-aminomutase yields MKRGRSKRLFARARRFIPGGVNSPVRAYGSVGSTPPFIERAKGAKLWDADGNVYLDYVGSWGPMILGHADPDVLRRVRDAAKAGTSFGAPTALETELAEKVVAAVDSIERVRFVSSGTEATMSALRLARGVTGRDRILKFEGCYHGHADSLLVGAGSGVATLGIPGSPGVPAAFTELTVQAPFNDLRAVADAMTRWGDEIACVIVEPVAGNMGLVPPEPGFLQGLRRLCDQHGALLIFDEVMTGFRVARGGAQARYEVTPDLTCLGKVVGGGLPAAAFGGRADLMDQMAPDGPIYQAGTLSGNPLAMAAGAETLARLAKRGVYRALGERAERLATGLAEAAREVGIPLTSNAVGGMFGFFFHPGPVRNFADAKKADGDRFVQFHAGMLERGIYLAPSAFEAGFVSLAHSARDIETTLAAAREVLAKLASAR; encoded by the coding sequence GTGAAGCGCGGCCGCTCGAAGCGGCTCTTCGCCCGCGCGCGCCGCTTCATCCCGGGCGGCGTCAACAGCCCGGTTCGGGCGTACGGCTCGGTCGGGAGCACGCCGCCGTTCATCGAGCGCGCGAAGGGCGCGAAGCTCTGGGACGCCGACGGCAATGTCTACCTGGACTACGTCGGTTCCTGGGGACCGATGATCCTGGGCCACGCCGACCCGGACGTGCTGCGACGCGTCCGTGACGCGGCCAAGGCGGGTACGAGCTTCGGCGCGCCGACCGCCCTCGAGACCGAGCTCGCCGAGAAGGTGGTGGCCGCGGTCGATTCGATCGAGCGCGTGCGCTTCGTCAGCTCGGGGACCGAAGCCACCATGAGCGCGCTGCGCCTCGCGCGCGGGGTCACCGGTCGCGATCGCATCCTCAAGTTCGAGGGTTGCTACCACGGCCACGCGGATTCGCTGCTGGTCGGCGCCGGGAGCGGCGTGGCGACCCTGGGCATCCCGGGTTCCCCCGGCGTGCCCGCCGCGTTCACCGAGCTCACCGTGCAGGCGCCGTTCAACGATCTCCGCGCGGTCGCCGACGCCATGACGCGCTGGGGCGACGAGATCGCGTGTGTCATCGTCGAGCCGGTCGCCGGGAACATGGGGTTGGTGCCGCCCGAGCCCGGCTTTCTGCAGGGCCTGCGTCGCCTCTGCGACCAACACGGTGCGCTGCTGATCTTCGACGAGGTCATGACCGGCTTCCGGGTAGCCCGCGGCGGCGCCCAGGCCCGCTACGAGGTGACGCCCGACCTCACCTGTCTGGGCAAAGTGGTCGGCGGCGGGCTGCCGGCGGCGGCCTTCGGCGGCCGCGCCGACCTGATGGATCAGATGGCGCCGGACGGGCCCATCTACCAGGCGGGCACCCTCTCGGGGAACCCCCTCGCGATGGCGGCCGGTGCCGAGACCCTCGCGCGGCTGGCGAAGCGCGGTGTCTACCGGGCACTCGGCGAGCGCGCCGAGCGCCTGGCGACGGGCCTGGCGGAGGCCGCGCGAGAGGTGGGCATTCCCCTCACCTCCAATGCGGTCGGCGGGATGTTCGGGTTCTTCTTCCACCCGGGACCCGTGCGCAACTTCGCTGACGCCAAGAAGGCCGATGGCGACCGTTTCGTCCAGTTCCACGCGGGCATGCTGGAGCGCGGCATCTACCTGGCGCCGTCCGCCTTCGAAGCCGGGTTCGTCTCGCTGGCCCACTCGGCGCGGGACATCGAGACGACCCTCGCTGCGGCCCGGGAAGTGCTCGCAAAGCTGGCTTCGGCGCGTTGA
- the gyrA gene encoding DNA gyrase subunit A: protein MSDETTLPPEPPAEGGDPPGPTSPPVNIEDEVRSSFLAYSMSVIISRALPDVRDGLKPVHRRILYAMQQEGLLSTRGYSKSAGVVGEVLKHYHPHGDSAVYDSMVRMAQDFSLRYPLVDGQGNFGSIDGDSAAAYRYTEARLTRLAEEMLRDIDRETVDFVPNFDGGMTEPVVLPTRFPNLLANGSSGIAVGMATNIPPHNLRELVDALKLVVSEPECTLDDLLEKMPGPDFPTGAIICGTEGIRSAYATGRGLLTVRARADFEQHKKRGERIVVTEIPFMVNKATLQERIAELVKDGKIDGVADIRDESNREGIRVVIELKKDAPGEVVLNQLYKQTPLQSTFGVNLLALVNGRPQTLSLKETLQHYIDFRREVVVRRATYDLAQAEARAHLLEGYAIALEHLDEVIAIIRESQDTATARTTLMSRFELSERQANAILEMRLRQLTAMERQNVLDELEEVRAKIADLKALLASDERILSVVVEELDEIREKYGDDRRTELGAAVEGLSTEDLIVEEDMVVTVSHLGYIKRNPLTQYRAQRRGGKGVKGMEARDQDFVDRLFVASTHAYILFFTTRGRAHWLKVHELPQLGRTARGKALANVLSLAEDERVRTTLPVRSFSEVGDDFVLLGTKKGVVKKTRLDAFANPRRGGIIAINLDDDDELIGASRTNGSNEVIIATRDGKSIRFPEDQVRSMGRTAAGVRGMSLREGDSVVGMEILSPGASVLTVTERGYGKRTPLDDYRLQRRGGQGIITIRTSTRNGPVVSVAQVVDDDEVMLITDAGKVLRAKVSGISTMGRATQGVRIMNLATDEKLVSMARLADEDEDASGGEGA, encoded by the coding sequence TTGTCCGACGAAACGACCTTACCGCCCGAGCCGCCCGCCGAGGGCGGCGACCCGCCGGGGCCGACCAGCCCGCCGGTCAACATCGAAGACGAGGTTCGCAGCTCGTTCCTCGCCTATTCGATGTCGGTGATCATCAGTCGCGCGCTGCCCGACGTGCGCGACGGTCTGAAGCCGGTGCACCGCCGCATCCTCTACGCGATGCAGCAGGAAGGGCTGCTCTCGACGCGCGGCTACTCGAAGTCGGCCGGTGTCGTCGGTGAGGTGCTGAAGCACTACCACCCCCACGGCGACTCGGCCGTCTACGATTCGATGGTGCGGATGGCCCAGGACTTCTCCCTGCGGTACCCGCTGGTCGACGGTCAAGGCAACTTCGGGTCGATCGATGGCGACTCGGCCGCGGCCTACCGCTACACCGAGGCCCGCCTGACGCGCCTGGCCGAGGAGATGCTGCGCGACATCGACCGCGAGACGGTCGACTTCGTCCCCAATTTCGACGGCGGCATGACCGAGCCCGTCGTGCTCCCGACCCGCTTCCCGAATCTGCTCGCGAACGGGTCGTCGGGGATCGCCGTCGGCATGGCGACGAACATTCCGCCTCACAACCTGCGCGAGCTCGTCGACGCGTTGAAGCTCGTGGTGTCAGAACCCGAGTGCACCCTCGACGACCTGCTCGAGAAGATGCCCGGGCCCGATTTCCCGACGGGCGCCATCATTTGCGGCACCGAGGGCATCCGTTCGGCCTACGCCACTGGCCGCGGCCTGCTCACCGTCCGTGCACGCGCCGACTTCGAGCAGCACAAGAAGCGCGGTGAGCGCATCGTCGTGACCGAGATTCCCTTCATGGTGAACAAGGCGACGCTCCAGGAGCGCATCGCCGAGCTCGTGAAGGATGGGAAGATCGACGGCGTCGCCGACATCCGCGACGAGTCGAACCGCGAGGGCATCCGGGTCGTCATCGAGCTGAAGAAGGACGCGCCGGGCGAGGTCGTGCTCAACCAGCTCTACAAGCAGACCCCGCTGCAGTCGACCTTCGGCGTGAATCTGCTGGCGCTGGTGAACGGCCGGCCGCAGACGCTCTCCCTCAAGGAGACGCTCCAGCACTACATCGACTTCCGCCGCGAAGTCGTGGTGCGCCGCGCCACCTACGATCTCGCGCAGGCCGAGGCCCGGGCGCACCTGCTCGAGGGTTACGCAATCGCCCTCGAACACCTCGACGAGGTGATCGCGATCATCCGCGAGTCCCAGGACACGGCCACGGCGCGCACCACCCTGATGTCGCGCTTCGAGCTCTCGGAGCGCCAGGCGAACGCCATCCTCGAGATGCGCCTGCGCCAGCTGACGGCGATGGAGCGCCAGAACGTCCTCGACGAACTCGAGGAAGTGCGCGCGAAGATCGCCGACCTGAAGGCCCTGCTCGCCAGCGACGAGCGGATCCTCAGCGTCGTCGTCGAAGAGCTCGACGAGATCCGCGAGAAGTACGGCGACGATCGCCGCACCGAGCTCGGCGCGGCGGTGGAGGGGCTCTCCACCGAGGACCTGATCGTCGAGGAGGACATGGTCGTGACCGTGTCCCACCTCGGGTACATCAAGCGCAACCCGCTCACCCAGTACCGCGCGCAAAGGCGCGGGGGCAAGGGCGTGAAGGGGATGGAGGCGCGCGACCAGGACTTCGTCGACCGCCTGTTCGTGGCGTCGACCCACGCCTACATCCTGTTCTTCACCACGCGCGGTCGGGCCCATTGGTTGAAGGTCCACGAGCTTCCCCAGCTCGGTCGCACGGCGCGGGGGAAGGCGCTCGCGAACGTGCTATCGCTGGCCGAGGACGAGCGGGTGCGCACGACCCTGCCGGTGCGTAGCTTCTCCGAGGTCGGAGACGACTTCGTGCTGCTCGGCACCAAGAAGGGGGTCGTCAAGAAGACGCGTCTCGACGCCTTCGCGAACCCGCGTCGCGGCGGGATCATCGCGATCAACCTCGACGACGACGACGAGCTGATCGGAGCGAGCCGCACGAACGGCAGCAACGAAGTGATCATCGCCACGCGCGACGGCAAGTCGATCCGCTTCCCCGAGGATCAGGTGCGCTCGATGGGCCGCACCGCCGCTGGTGTGCGCGGCATGTCGCTCCGCGAGGGCGACTCGGTGGTCGGCATGGAGATTCTGTCGCCCGGTGCGTCGGTGCTCACGGTCACCGAGCGCGGCTACGGCAAGCGCACGCCGCTCGACGACTACCGGCTCCAACGCCGTGGTGGCCAGGGCATCATCACGATCCGCACCAGCACCCGGAACGGCCCGGTGGTCTCGGTGGCCCAGGTGGTCGACGACGACGAGGTCATGCTGATCACCGACGCCGGCAAGGTGCTGCGCGCGAAGGTCTCGGGGATCTCGACGATGGGCCGCGCGACCCAGGGCGTGCGTATCATGAACCTGGCCACCGACGAGAAGCTGGTTTCGATGGCGCGCCTGGCCGACGAAGACGAAGACGCGAGCGGAGGTGAGGGCGCGTGA